The genomic segment CCGATCACCCTCTCAGGTCGGCTATGTATCATCGCCTTGGTGAGCCTTTACCTCACCAACTAGCTAATACAACGCGGGATCATCTCTGAGTGATGCTTTTGCATCTTTCAAACTTTTAACTTGTGTTTAAAGTTGTTATGCGGTATTAGCATTCGTTTCCAAATGTTGTCCCCCGCTCAAAGGCAGATTCCCCACGCGTTACTCACCCGTTCGCTGCTCTTCCAGTCGGTACAAGTACCTTCCTTCAGCGCTCAACTTGCATGTATTAGGCACGCCGCCAGCGTTCGTCCTGAGCCAGGATCAAACTCTCAAATAAAGTATTTAAGTCACCGTAGTGACTGGCTTGTCTTTCATTATTGATTGACAGATTTTTTGATGTATCTTACTACATCACATGAGTCATTCTTCTTTATTCAGTTTTCAAGGGTCTATTCGCTTGAGCGGCTTCCCTCTCTCGCGACAACTATTATATTCTATCAAACACCACTTCCTTTGTCAAGAATTTTATCACGACTTCCAGACCTTTTTTTACCTTTGTTCGTTTTCTACTCCCCTTGTATCCGCTTCATTATAATCTCTATCGCTTTCTGAATGAAATGTACCCAAAAAAGAAGCCCCTGTAGCTAGCAGGGAACTTCCTTTTTATTCTTCCGAGTCATCTAAATCAAAAAGAATAGATTTAATTTTTTCTTTGAGCCGATAGCGCTCCATACGTGTCAGTTCTTCGCCTCGCATTTGGCGAACGAGAAGTTCTTGGTAATGAGGACGAAGGCACTCATACACCTCTGCTAGAAGGTGATTAAATACAAGTGCACTTTCCGGGGTCTCTCCGTGTGACGAAATGACATCCGAATACTCATAGATATCTACCGCTCCTAATTGGTCAAAGCCTCGTTTTTTCGCTTGACTATGACGGATTTCATCTATCAACCGTTGGTGATATTGGACCTTGAATTTTATTGGCAGTCCCTCCAACCCCACACTTGATTCAAGTAATTGATACAGAACTATCATTCCTTCTTGAAGATAATCGTCATATGTCCAAGAGCGAACTCGAAGCTGTTTCATCGCTTTTAAGACAATTGGTTTAAGTCTTGAAAAGACTTGATCAAAATTTATTTTATTGTTTTGTGGCAAACACACTCTCTCCTATTTGTTTTTTTACTAACGTATTTTTATCTTTTAGATGCTCGGAGGAGAATGATAAATGAACATGATATTGATATCCTTTCATAGTTTTATCACTCCTTTCAATTTTAATTCTATTATAGGTCTATTTTTCTTTTACTTCCAATAATATGCAAATTATTACGTCTAAAAAATATAAAATAAAAAGACGAGGATATCCTCGTCTTTATAAAAATCATAAATAATCTGGTTTAGCTTTATCTTTAAAATATACTCCCGAAATTCTCGAAGCCGCTCCTGGTTCCACAAGCTCTAATGTTTTCGATATTTCATCAAATGAAGCATTGTAGTCTCGGTCGCGCTCAAATAATTGGAGAGCTCGTGAAATTCCTGAAGCAACCTGTTCGTTTGATGCCTTATAACGATTGGCGTATTGAATAAGTTGTTCTGCCAAAACCGCATGGTCTGTAAGATTATTTGTTGCTTCTTTCAAAACATGCATATCTTCTGTACTGACATCAACTAGATGATTGATTGTATCTATGTTAATTCTGACACGCCCTAGCTCTTTAAAGAGATTTTGAATACGGTCTCCTGTCATAAAGAATAAATCCAAATAGTCTTTAGGGAGACCTGGTAGATTTCTTTTCTCAACATATCGTTTTATTGTTCTGAGTTCCGAATCAAACCTTTCAGCAATTTCTTGTGCAGCCTTTTCTTCATCTTTCAGTCCTGTTAAAGTATTATTGATTTTTATTTGATTCTTTTCCATTTCTTCCAAAGCATTAACAATGGAATTTACTCTACGCGAAAGTACAGAGTAAGGATGAGCTTTTTCCTCAATAGCTTTTAATATATCGTTAGCATCAACTTCTAGCGTCTCTAAGTGTTCTTGATAACCTCGAACATAACCTTTTTCATTTCCAGAAAGGATGTATGATTGTGTAATATGGTCAATTTCAAGAAGTAAATTTTTATTATTTGAACGAATATGTTCAATATATTCTTTGAGCACAGCTGAACGCTTTTCAACATTTCTGCGCGCACCATATTCTTTATCAAATATAGCATAGAGACTCTCAATCTTATCTTGAATAGAAACAAGTTCAGTTTCTACACGATCAAGTTCAAATTGTTCCAAAAGATTTCGTGTATCATCAAGATGTTCTTGAATATCTGCCATCTTTTCCTCAATATCAACACTTTCGGGAAGGATGTACTCTTCTTCTATAAATTTATCGCTCGCTTCCTTGAGATCAGCAAGTTGTTTAGGAATATCTTTTTCAATTTTTTCGATAAATTCAGGAATCTGCTCAGTAATTGCTCTCAATGCAATAGTATGTTCTTCTGCCGTTTCCAGAACCTCAGCTGCCTCAATAGGATCTCCTGTAGAGTTCAAAGTCACAAATTGAGAAAACTCTGCTTCAATATTAGTCAAATGTTTCTCAAGCTCGTGAATAACCGTTCCGTACAAATCTGCATTATCAGTAATATCATTTCGTAAGCTATCGTACAAATCGAGGGACTCTTGAATTTTATTAGAATTCCTTTTTTCTTGCTCTGTTAACTGTGCCACACCTTGACGAATGGACTCTACTTCTTCTTCCATCAGTTCAATTTGCGCTTCACTATCTGCAACCGATTCACGTGCGCGGAAAAAATGAAAAGAATCATTGAGCTGTTCTGCCTCAAAGATGTGATTTTCAAGGTCAGCAAAAGAATTTGATGACAAATCAATCCATTTTTGATTCCATTCTCGGAAGATCGTTTGTGACTGTCCGACAAGGTGCATTTTTTTAACTGAATCTATTTCTTCTTGAACTGGAAGATCGAAAAGTATTTCTTTTCTTTCTTCCATGGCTAAGATACGATCTTCTGTTTTCTTTCGCATCAAAATTGCGAAAATATAAAAACCAATGACGATAACTACTAGGACAACGATAAGGATAATGACAGTACTTGACATGCTTTACTCCAAAAAATTTTTAATTACTTTACAGGTTACAGATTTCATTAGATAGAAAATCTCAAATATAATTATAGCATATTGCAGGAAGAATTACACTATTTTTTGGACCTATTTGGTTAAAAAATACTTTGATAAAATTAGTACACAAAAAAGTAACCCAATCGAGTTACTTTTCATTTTCAAATTAAAGTCCAGCTTTAGCTGCTTCAACTTCTGCCGCGAAGTCTGTTTCTGCTTTTTCAATTCCTTCGCCAACTTCAAAACGTGTAAAGCTGATTGCTTTAGCACCTTTAGAATCAAGGAATTTCTCAACGGTCATACTGTCATCCATGATATAGAGTTGAGCAAGAAGTGTATATTGTTGGTCAACTTTAGTGTTATCTTCAAGGAATTTAGCCATCTTACCTGGGAGAATTTTATCCCAAATTTTTTCTGGTTTACCTTCGGCTTTAAGTTCTTCTTTGATTTCTACTTCAGCTGTTGCAATTGCTTCAGGAGTAATTTGTAATTTAGAACCAAATTTAGGGAATGGCAATGCTGGTTTATTAACCAATGCACGGCTCTCATTATCTTGTTCAATTTTATGGATAAGTTGAGCTGTTTCATCATGAATGAATTGAGCATCTAATTCTTCATATGAAAGAACGGTTGGATTCATTGCTGCAACATGCATTGATACTGATTTCGCAAGCGCGGCATCTCCACCTTCAATAACTGTGATAACTCCAATTTTTCCACCGTTGTGTTGGTAGGCACCAAAGAATTGAGCATCTGTTTTTTCAACAACTACAAAACGACGGAAAGTAATTTTTTCTCCAATTGTTGCTGTTGCTTGAACAAGAGATTCTTCAAGTGTCGCACCTGAAGCTGTTTTAATAGCAAGTGCTTCTTCATT from the Lactococcus allomyrinae genome contains:
- the ezrA gene encoding septation ring formation regulator EzrA, giving the protein MSSTVIILIVVLVVIVIGFYIFAILMRKKTEDRILAMEERKEILFDLPVQEEIDSVKKMHLVGQSQTIFREWNQKWIDLSSNSFADLENHIFEAEQLNDSFHFFRARESVADSEAQIELMEEEVESIRQGVAQLTEQEKRNSNKIQESLDLYDSLRNDITDNADLYGTVIHELEKHLTNIEAEFSQFVTLNSTGDPIEAAEVLETAEEHTIALRAITEQIPEFIEKIEKDIPKQLADLKEASDKFIEEEYILPESVDIEEKMADIQEHLDDTRNLLEQFELDRVETELVSIQDKIESLYAIFDKEYGARRNVEKRSAVLKEYIEHIRSNNKNLLLEIDHITQSYILSGNEKGYVRGYQEHLETLEVDANDILKAIEEKAHPYSVLSRRVNSIVNALEEMEKNQIKINNTLTGLKDEEKAAQEIAERFDSELRTIKRYVEKRNLPGLPKDYLDLFFMTGDRIQNLFKELGRVRINIDTINHLVDVSTEDMHVLKEATNNLTDHAVLAEQLIQYANRYKASNEQVASGISRALQLFERDRDYNASFDEISKTLELVEPGAASRISGVYFKDKAKPDYL
- a CDS encoding sigma-70 family RNA polymerase sigma factor, which gives rise to MPQNNKINFDQVFSRLKPIVLKAMKQLRVRSWTYDDYLQEGMIVLYQLLESSVGLEGLPIKFKVQYHQRLIDEIRHSQAKKRGFDQLGAVDIYEYSDVISSHGETPESALVFNHLLAEVYECLRPHYQELLVRQMRGEELTRMERYRLKEKIKSILFDLDDSEE
- the tsf gene encoding translation elongation factor Ts gives rise to the protein MAVTAAQVKELREKTGAGIMDAKRALVETDGNMEAAAELLREKGIAKAAKKADRVAAEGLTGIAVDGNVAALVELNSETDFVAKNDQFVALVKETAELIAANKPANNEEALAIKTASGATLEESLVQATATIGEKITFRRFVVVEKTDAQFFGAYQHNGGKIGVITVIEGGDAALAKSVSMHVAAMNPTVLSYEELDAQFIHDETAQLIHKIEQDNESRALVNKPALPFPKFGSKLQITPEAIATAEVEIKEELKAEGKPEKIWDKILPGKMAKFLEDNTKVDQQYTLLAQLYIMDDSMTVEKFLDSKGAKAISFTRFEVGEGIEKAETDFAAEVEAAKAGL